A genomic region of Vitis vinifera cultivar Pinot Noir 40024 chromosome 7, ASM3070453v1 contains the following coding sequences:
- the LOC100255711 gene encoding methyl jasmonate esterase 1-like, whose product MVYLETERLRVWLAPSLHFGLIGIVVSFICGIRSLLSPHETHHQDMDSVKHFVLVHGACHGAWCWYKLVPLLKSFGHRVTALDLGASGVNPKRLDELASVYDYVQPLMEFVASLPQDEKVVLVGHSYGGLAISLAMESFPEKILVGVFVSAYMPNYISPPVTLAEEFFINRSKPESLLDTQLSFGQGLESPPTALTFGPDHLSVALYQNCQPEDLELAKSLIRPHGLFLEDYAKESLLSEEKFGSVDRVYVVLEEDEIMKGFQQWVIDNSPPKEVKFIAGADHMGMMSKPKELCLCFQEIVQQYN is encoded by the exons ATGGTATATTTGGAAACAGAGCGCCTACGGGTCTGGCTGGCGCCATCATTGCATTTTGGCTTGATTGGCATTGTGGTCTCTTTCATTTGTGGTATAAGATCCCTCCTCTCCCCCCACGAGACACACCATCAAGACATGGACAGTGTGAAACACTTCGTTCTAGTTCACGGGGCTTGCCATGGAGCTTGGTGCTGGTACAAGCTTGTCCCACTGCTCAAATCCTTTGGTCACCGCGTCACCGCTCTGGACTTGGGCGCTTCTGGGGTTAACCCCAAGCGCCTCGACGAGCTTGCTTCTGTGTACGATTATGTGCAGCCACTGATGGAGTTCGTGGCCTCCCTTCCTCAAGATGAGAAGGTGGTGTTGGTGGGTCATAGCTATGGAGGCCTCGCTATTTCTCTAGCTATGGAGAGCTTCCCTGAGAAGATCCTAGTTGGGGTCTTCGTATCAGCTTATATGCCAAATTATATATCCCCACCTGTAACTCTCGCAGAAGAA TTCTTCATCAATAGAAGCAAGCCTGAGTCACTACTGGATACCCAGCTTTCGTTTGGCCAAGGACTGGAGAGCCCTCCAACAGCACTGACCTTTGGTCCAGATCACTTATCAGTGGCACTTTATCAAAACTGCCAACCGGAG GATTTGGAACTGGCAAAAAGTTTGATAAGGCCTCACGGGTTGTTCCTGGAAGACTACGCCAAGGAATCTTTACTAAGCGAAGAGAAGTTTGGATCCGTGGATCGGGTGTATGTGGTGTTGGAAGAAGATGAAATAATGAAGGGCTTCCAGCAATGGGTGATCGACAACAGCCCACCAAAAGAAGTGAAGTTCATTGCCGGAGCTGATCATATGGGGATGATGTCCAAGCCCAAAGAGCTCTGCCTCTGTTTCCAGGAGATAGTTCAGCAGTATAATTGA
- the LOC100265795 gene encoding autophagy-related protein 101, with translation MNCEACDLKELELEHFQIREVLRCILHTIVFHRALGLVRPKDIDLELFEITYVQCGDAEVERKINEKIDQFISWVEKHPNKKSQICLSFYEVKNKQASWFTNKIERRSWEYWYINLNVAQHPKAHSSKSHHSKAVVDPGESASEDRSLRRAALEASLREVLFQIIKFVNEKKDHIPSIPSAEGVSFPYEITIPSSSDSAFGMDMFKRMLQSGHPTMLS, from the exons ATGAACTGCGAAGCTTGCGATCTTAAAGAACTG GAATTGGAGCACTTCCAGATACGCGAAGTTCTACGCT GTATACTTCACACGATTGTGTTTCATAGAGCCTTAGGGCTGGTGCGGCCCAAAGACATTGATTTAGAACTGTTTGAAATTACATAT GTACAATGTGGAGATGCAGAAGTTGAAAGGAAGATCAATGAGAAGATTGACCAGTTCATCAGTTGGGTAGAGAAACACCCAAACAAGAAAAGTCAG ATATGCCTATCTTTCTATgaagtgaaaaataaacaagCATCTTGGTTTACTAACAAAATTGAGCGCCGATCTTGGGAATACTGGTATATCAACTTGAATGTGGCACAACACCCAAAAGCGCATTCTAGCAAGTCTCACCATTCCAAAGCGGTAGTTGACCCAGGAG AAAGTGCGTCAGAGGACAGAAGTCTTCGCAGGGCAGCACTCGAAGCATCTCTACGTGAGGTTTTATTTCAAATCATAAAATTTGTTAATGAGAAAAAGGATCATATCCCTTCTATACCAAGTGCAGAGGGTGTCTCATTTCCCTATGAGATCACTATCCCAAG TTCATCCGATTCTGCATTTGGGATGGACATGTTCAAGAGGATGCTCCAAAGTGGGCATCCAACCATGCTCAGCTAA
- the LOC100852648 gene encoding methyl jasmonate esterase 1-like, whose protein sequence is MDRGKHFVLVHGAGHGAWCWYKLVPLLKSFGHSVTALDLGSSGVNPKSLDELASAYDYVQPLMEFVASLPQDEKVVLVGHSYGGLPISLAMESFPQKILVAVFVSAYMPNYISPPITQAQEFLINRIKPESLLDSQLSFGLGLESLPTAVTFGPDYVSVALYQHCQPEDLELAKSLVRPHGLFLEDLAKESLLSKEKFGSVDRVYVVLEKDEVMKEDFQRWVIDDSPPKEVKFIAGADHMVMMSRPKELCLCFQEIVQQYN, encoded by the exons ATGGACAGAGGGAAACACTTCGTTCTAGTTCATGGAGCTGGCCATGGAGCTTGGTGCTGGTACAAGCTTGTCCCACTGCTCAAATCCTTTGGTCACAGCGTCACCGCGCTGGACTTGGGCTCTTCTGGGGTCAACCCCAAGAGCCTAGACGAGCTTGCTTCTGCATACGATTATGTGCAACCGCTGATGGAGTTCGTGGCCTCCCTTCCTCAAGATGAGAAGGTGGTTTTGGTGGGTCATAGCTATGGCGGCCTCCCTATTTCTCTGGCTATGGAGAGCTTCCCTCAGAAGATCCTAGTTGCGGTCTTCGTATCAGCTTATATGCCAAATTATATATCCCCACCTATAACTCAAGCACAAGAA TTCCTCATCAATAGAATCAAGCCAGAGTCGTTATTGGATTCCCAGCTTTCGTTTGGTCTAGGACTGGAAAGCCTTCCAACAGCAGTGACGTTTGGTCCAGATTACGTATCAGTGGCACTTTATCAACACTGCCAACCGGAG GATCTGGAACTGGCCAAAAGTTTGGTAAGGCCTCATGGGTTGTTCCTGGAAGACTTGGCCAAGGAATCTTTACTAAGCAAAGAGAAATTTGGATCCGTAGATCGGGTGTATGTGGTGTTGGAAAAAGATGAAGTAATGAAGGAGGATTTCCAGCGATGGGTGATTGACGACAGCCCACCAAAAGAAGTGAAGTTCATTGCCGGAGCTGACCATATGGTGATGATGTCGAGGCCCAAAGAACTCTGTCTCTGTTTCCAAGAGATAGTTCAGCAGTATAATTGA